Proteins from a genomic interval of Diaphorobacter sp. HDW4A:
- a CDS encoding tripartite tricarboxylate transporter substrate binding protein: MLTQQRTTRRGLIASAITAAFIAPLTTSVLAADAWPSHPIRFVVPFSAGGANDLLARAAAEGASKVLGQSIIVDNKPGAGAVLGTDVVAKAAPDGYTFLVSAAGVISNSMIRKVPYKDSDLVPVVMIGLAPSVIIVPANSPYKDLKDFVAKSKSGAGLHFGTAGNGSTPHFVEGLLTSKYGAKLDLVPYKSGSESVTAVLGNQIEATSEASIVVLPYLKSGKLKALATTWTQRISAWPDLPTAGEQGFGDIKIAHWAGVHAPAGTPPEVLDKVANAVDKAMKDPKTIERLKGMGIEAIGGTRASFVKFVDEERMRLGEVVKATGMKED, encoded by the coding sequence ATGTTGACGCAACAACGCACCACCCGTCGAGGCCTGATCGCCTCCGCCATCACGGCCGCCTTTATCGCTCCACTAACCACTAGCGTACTGGCAGCCGACGCCTGGCCGTCGCACCCGATCCGTTTTGTCGTACCCTTTTCGGCTGGCGGAGCCAACGACCTGCTCGCCCGCGCGGCAGCCGAAGGAGCCTCCAAAGTGCTGGGGCAATCCATCATTGTGGACAACAAGCCTGGTGCGGGCGCGGTGCTCGGCACCGATGTGGTGGCCAAAGCCGCGCCGGATGGTTACACCTTCCTCGTGAGCGCTGCAGGCGTGATCTCCAACAGCATGATCCGCAAGGTGCCGTACAAGGACAGCGACCTTGTGCCTGTTGTGATGATCGGCCTCGCCCCCTCGGTCATCATCGTTCCCGCCAATTCGCCCTACAAGGATCTGAAGGACTTCGTCGCCAAATCCAAGAGCGGCGCAGGCCTGCACTTTGGCACCGCAGGCAACGGCAGCACACCACATTTCGTCGAGGGTCTGCTGACCTCCAAATACGGCGCCAAACTCGACCTCGTGCCCTACAAGAGCGGCTCAGAATCGGTGACCGCCGTACTCGGCAACCAGATCGAAGCCACGTCAGAGGCCAGCATCGTCGTGCTGCCATATCTCAAGAGCGGCAAGCTCAAGGCGCTGGCCACCACCTGGACGCAGCGCATCTCCGCCTGGCCCGACCTGCCCACGGCAGGCGAGCAAGGCTTTGGCGACATCAAGATCGCTCACTGGGCCGGTGTGCACGCCCCGGCAGGCACACCGCCCGAAGTCCTCGACAAAGTCGCCAACGCCGTCGACAAGGCCATGAAAGACCCCAAGACCATCGAACGTCTCAAAGGCATGGGCATCGAGGCCATTGGCGGCACACGCGCTTCGTTTGTGAAGTTCGTGGACGAAGAACGCATGCGGCTTGGCGAGGTGGTGAAGGCCACAGGGATGAAGGAAGACTGA
- a CDS encoding porin — protein sequence MKTPSIQTAIALSLLCLGTSTFAQSSRGLPTGSGSSLNIYGTAATELVHVSNFNDGSRIGNSTRLENSKVTASRLGFIGSEDLGGGLSSVFNLEMGYALDTGTQSSASYFFNRGSYVGLRGGFGTMTVGRQWDVEDDVLGRYFIFGGYGVFQFSEFAAISDTVANSVKYVTPAMGGVTARALYGFGEGATSGHTTEFALNYAAGGPFEAGATYRRQKAATGYSTQLVTLGASYMLPVTSAGKFRLHGGYAYSKPEDPVARKTSAYDVGVVWGLPSANANLTLDYVARDQRGTDNDSRFVRLGGEYFLSKRTSFIANVVSLTNKGNASQKFFGQGAQGKGQRVLSVGLRHAF from the coding sequence ATGAAGACCCCATCGATTCAAACCGCCATCGCGTTGAGCCTGCTCTGCCTTGGCACCAGCACGTTTGCACAGTCGTCGCGCGGCCTGCCCACAGGTTCGGGCTCGTCGCTCAACATCTACGGCACCGCTGCCACGGAGCTGGTGCATGTTTCCAACTTCAACGACGGCAGCCGCATCGGCAACTCGACCCGGCTTGAGAACAGCAAGGTCACCGCGTCACGTCTCGGTTTCATCGGCTCGGAAGACCTGGGCGGTGGGCTTTCCAGCGTGTTCAATCTGGAGATGGGCTATGCGCTTGACACCGGCACGCAATCCAGCGCGAGCTACTTCTTCAATCGCGGCAGCTATGTGGGTCTGCGTGGTGGTTTTGGCACGATGACCGTGGGTCGCCAGTGGGATGTGGAAGATGACGTTTTGGGCCGCTATTTCATCTTCGGCGGCTACGGTGTCTTCCAGTTCAGCGAGTTCGCCGCGATCAGCGACACGGTGGCGAATTCGGTGAAGTACGTCACGCCCGCCATGGGCGGCGTGACGGCGCGGGCGCTTTATGGTTTCGGCGAAGGAGCGACCAGCGGCCACACCACGGAATTCGCGCTCAACTACGCGGCGGGTGGCCCCTTCGAAGCTGGTGCCACCTATCGTCGCCAGAAGGCCGCGACGGGCTACAGCACGCAGCTCGTCACGCTGGGTGCAAGCTACATGCTGCCCGTCACATCGGCAGGCAAGTTCCGTCTGCACGGTGGCTACGCCTACAGCAAGCCCGAGGACCCGGTGGCACGCAAGACGTCGGCCTACGACGTGGGCGTGGTCTGGGGCCTGCCGTCCGCCAACGCCAACCTCACGCTCGACTACGTCGCCCGCGATCAGCGTGGCACCGACAACGACAGCCGTTTCGTGCGCCTCGGCGGGGAATACTTTCTGTCCAAGCGGACTTCGTTCATCGCCAACGTCGTGTCGCTCACCAACAAGGGCAACGCCAGCCAGAAGTTCTTCGGACAGGGCGCGCAAGGCAAAGGACAGCGCGTGCTCAGCGTGGGGCTGAGGCACGCGTTTTGA
- a CDS encoding aspartate/glutamate racemase family protein, with amino-acid sequence MTQRTVLLINPNTSQATTAAMHRLARASLPQGLELRSVTAERGASMITNDAELATSVEQVLELGRRLALEVDAVVIGAFGNPGLAALRGALSIPVIGIGEASMREAALGGRRFGVATTTPGLEASIAASAQALGLSALFCGSRIPASDPLALARDPQLQDEALAQAIADCIVHDGAQAVIVGGGPLSESAERIAPRFQVPVISPVAAAMRDIASLPRFERQRN; translated from the coding sequence ATGACGCAGCGGACCGTGCTCCTGATCAACCCCAACACCTCGCAGGCGACCACCGCAGCGATGCACCGGCTTGCGCGCGCATCGCTGCCGCAGGGGCTGGAACTCAGAAGCGTGACCGCCGAGCGCGGCGCCAGCATGATCACCAACGATGCCGAACTGGCCACGTCGGTGGAGCAGGTGCTTGAGCTGGGCCGGAGGCTCGCGCTGGAGGTTGACGCTGTCGTCATCGGGGCGTTCGGAAACCCGGGGCTGGCGGCACTGCGCGGTGCGTTGTCGATTCCCGTGATCGGCATCGGCGAGGCGTCGATGCGCGAGGCCGCATTGGGCGGCAGGCGCTTTGGCGTGGCAACCACCACGCCGGGACTCGAAGCATCGATTGCCGCGTCTGCACAGGCATTGGGATTGAGCGCGCTGTTCTGCGGCAGTCGCATTCCGGCGTCCGATCCGCTGGCACTCGCGCGTGATCCGCAACTGCAGGACGAGGCGCTTGCGCAGGCCATCGCGGACTGCATCGTGCATGACGGAGCGCAGGCCGTGATCGTTGGCGGCGGGCCGTTGTCGGAAAGTGCAGAGCGCATTGCTCCGCGCTTTCAAGTACCAGTGATCTCGCCGGTCGCCGCAGCCATGCGGGACATCGCATCGCTCCCGAGGTTCGAGCGACAGCGCAACTAG
- a CDS encoding MFS transporter yields the protein MAAGPTVSSSAPRNAQMRQLEAALDGIGATRSHKTIIFLVVCGVLFDVFEQNAVGLVGPLLREQWGLSGADIGFLNTITFIAAAIGRLGSGYCADRFGRRFMLNVNLGLFTIGAIACALAPNYAFLAVARFIVGLGLGGEITTAVTMLAEFCSARFRGTAVGLINVGGGGLGNMLAPAFALGVFAIFPGENAWRWLFGCLVLPAVFIVFYRRFVPETPRFLLSQGRVKEANEVLSMLAAGKLANGQYEYREFITEASKVDAQNASNEPRVRLADIFRNGYLRRTAAVGTASWMTFGAQLSVLTLMPTILVSQGYSITKSFAFTIVMQSGSLLGAITASLLGYKFPRKRVLTIGAIAACLAGLAFGNLTSSVAMVLIFGALFQFCVLTLNTSIWIFAPELYPTRMRGLGTSFLLALGTVGGALSQMLAGKIFDLHGVAGMFTMIAVMYAIFAVAVQFAPETFGKSIEQDGDAPDSGFVATSSTGSTTASAH from the coding sequence ATGGCTGCAGGACCCACGGTTTCGTCATCCGCACCTAGAAACGCGCAGATGCGCCAATTGGAGGCGGCTCTGGATGGCATTGGTGCGACGCGTTCGCACAAGACCATCATCTTTCTGGTGGTATGCGGCGTGCTGTTCGACGTGTTCGAGCAGAACGCCGTGGGCCTGGTCGGGCCGTTGCTGCGCGAGCAGTGGGGCTTGAGCGGGGCGGACATCGGCTTTCTCAACACCATCACGTTCATCGCGGCGGCCATCGGGCGGCTGGGGTCGGGGTACTGCGCGGACCGGTTTGGTCGGCGCTTCATGCTCAATGTGAATCTGGGCCTGTTCACCATCGGTGCGATTGCCTGTGCGCTAGCACCGAACTACGCGTTTCTGGCGGTGGCGCGCTTCATCGTGGGGCTGGGGCTCGGCGGTGAGATCACCACGGCGGTGACCATGCTGGCCGAGTTCTGCTCGGCGCGTTTTCGCGGCACGGCGGTGGGGCTGATCAACGTTGGCGGTGGCGGTCTGGGCAACATGCTCGCGCCCGCTTTCGCGCTTGGGGTGTTCGCGATCTTTCCGGGAGAGAACGCGTGGCGCTGGCTGTTTGGCTGTCTGGTGCTGCCAGCGGTGTTCATCGTTTTCTATCGCCGCTTCGTGCCCGAGACGCCGCGCTTTCTGCTCTCGCAGGGCCGGGTGAAGGAGGCCAACGAGGTGCTGTCGATGCTGGCCGCAGGCAAGCTTGCCAACGGCCAATACGAGTACCGCGAATTCATCACGGAAGCATCGAAGGTCGACGCGCAGAACGCATCGAACGAGCCACGCGTGCGTTTGGCCGACATCTTCCGCAACGGCTATCTGCGCCGCACGGCGGCGGTCGGCACCGCGTCGTGGATGACGTTTGGCGCGCAGCTCTCGGTGCTTACGCTGATGCCGACGATTCTGGTTTCGCAGGGCTACTCGATCACCAAAAGTTTCGCATTCACCATCGTGATGCAGAGCGGCAGCCTGCTGGGCGCGATCACCGCATCCTTGCTGGGTTACAAGTTTCCGCGCAAACGTGTGCTCACTATCGGCGCCATCGCGGCATGCCTGGCGGGTCTGGCGTTCGGCAATCTCACGAGCAGCGTTGCGATGGTGCTGATCTTCGGCGCGCTGTTCCAGTTCTGCGTGCTCACGCTCAACACCTCTATCTGGATCTTCGCGCCCGAGCTGTATCCCACGCGCATGCGCGGTCTGGGCACATCGTTCCTGCTTGCGCTTGGAACGGTGGGCGGCGCGCTGTCGCAGATGCTTGCGGGCAAGATCTTCGACCTGCATGGCGTGGCCGGCATGTTCACGATGATCGCTGTGATGTACGCGATCTTTGCGGTGGCCGTGCAGTTTGCGCCGGAGACCTTTGGCAAGTCCATCGAGCAGGATGGCGACGCGCCGGACTCCGGATTCGTGGCGACGAGTTCGACCGGTTCAACGACGGCGTCCGCGCATTGA
- a CDS encoding 3-deoxy-7-phosphoheptulonate synthase — MTQTTTPTSAAASHKPKISTLDTTRIDDVRIKEVRPLVTPALLQEWLPTPPSALEVVEGSRAAISRVLHGQDDRLVVVVGPCSIHDHDQAIEYACKLKKQAEALSADLLVVMRVYFEKPRTTVGWKGYINDPRMDGSFAINDGVQMARALLLDILELGLPVATEFLDLLSPQFISDLVSWGAIGARTTESQSHRQLASGLSCPVGFKNGTDGGVKVATDAIQAAESAHAFMGMTKMGQSAIFETRGNKDCHVILRGGKQPNYSADDVNAACALLQKSGLREQVMIDLSHANSSKQHSRQITVAEDVAKQVSAGDARIMGVMVESHLEEGRQDIVEGQALKHGVSVTDACISFDQTVPVLEKLAEAVRARRIKRNAG, encoded by the coding sequence ATGACTCAGACAACCACCCCCACGTCAGCCGCCGCTTCCCACAAGCCCAAGATTTCCACGCTGGACACCACGCGCATCGACGACGTGCGCATCAAGGAAGTTCGCCCACTGGTCACGCCCGCGCTGCTTCAGGAATGGCTGCCCACGCCGCCATCAGCGCTCGAAGTGGTCGAAGGCAGCCGCGCCGCCATCTCGCGCGTGCTCCACGGTCAGGACGACCGTCTGGTGGTGGTGGTCGGCCCGTGCTCGATTCACGATCACGACCAGGCCATCGAATACGCCTGCAAGCTCAAGAAGCAGGCCGAGGCACTGTCCGCCGACCTGCTGGTGGTGATGCGCGTGTACTTCGAGAAACCGCGCACCACGGTGGGCTGGAAGGGCTACATCAACGATCCGCGCATGGATGGCAGCTTCGCCATCAACGACGGCGTGCAGATGGCGCGCGCGCTGCTGCTCGACATCCTCGAACTCGGCCTGCCCGTGGCGACCGAATTCCTCGACCTGCTCTCGCCTCAGTTCATCAGCGATCTGGTCAGCTGGGGTGCCATCGGCGCACGCACGACGGAGAGCCAAAGCCATCGACAACTCGCAAGCGGGCTCTCCTGCCCAGTGGGCTTCAAGAATGGTACGGACGGCGGCGTGAAGGTCGCCACCGACGCCATCCAGGCCGCCGAATCGGCACATGCCTTCATGGGCATGACCAAGATGGGCCAGAGCGCCATCTTCGAGACGCGCGGCAACAAGGACTGCCACGTGATTCTGCGCGGCGGCAAGCAGCCCAACTACAGCGCCGACGACGTCAACGCGGCCTGCGCGCTGCTGCAGAAATCAGGCCTGCGCGAACAGGTGATGATCGACCTCTCGCACGCCAATAGCAGCAAGCAACACTCCCGCCAGATCACCGTGGCCGAGGATGTCGCAAAACAGGTGTCAGCGGGCGATGCGCGCATCATGGGCGTGATGGTCGAGAGCCACCTCGAAGAAGGCCGCCAGGACATCGTCGAAGGCCAAGCGCTGAAACACGGCGTGTCGGTCACCGACGCCTGCATCAGCTTCGACCAGACCGTGCCGGTGCTCGAAAAGCTCGCAGAAGCCGTTCGCGCAAGACGGATCAAACGCAACGCCGGTTGA
- a CDS encoding C40 family peptidase, which produces MRALHSLCLTVATAVLLAACSSTPSPKQTSRTPGQGISRLSTEQADDIAIHAMGLVGTPYRYGGNTPDSGFDCSGLIGYVYRSRAGVSPPRTVAQLDEFGKAISKSDLRVGDLVVFGRGTPTHAGIYVGEGRFVHAPSTGGTVRLDSLSSTYWSKQPTAFRRF; this is translated from the coding sequence ATGCGAGCCCTCCACAGCCTGTGCCTCACCGTAGCAACAGCCGTCCTGCTGGCCGCGTGCAGCTCCACCCCCAGTCCAAAACAGACTTCCCGCACGCCAGGCCAAGGCATCTCCCGCCTCTCCACCGAGCAAGCCGACGACATCGCCATCCACGCGATGGGCTTGGTCGGCACCCCCTACCGCTACGGTGGCAACACCCCCGACAGCGGTTTCGACTGCAGCGGCCTCATCGGCTATGTCTACCGAAGCCGCGCAGGCGTATCCCCCCCACGCACCGTCGCGCAGCTCGACGAATTCGGCAAGGCGATTTCGAAGAGCGATCTGCGCGTCGGCGACCTCGTGGTGTTCGGACGCGGCACGCCCACGCATGCCGGCATCTATGTGGGCGAAGGTCGCTTCGTGCACGCACCATCCACAGGCGGGACAGTACGGCTCGATTCGCTGAGCTCGACCTACTGGTCCAAGCAACCTACGGCCTTCCGACGCTTCTAG
- a CDS encoding DUF6531 domain-containing protein, with product MTKNPQAHIDAAIAKGGKSKESKETKEDATTVERHSPGQACSPRAVVPESGFGVFEATGALVLGGSVQTDFSLPGALPLVWQRRYSSYTDAAQGGVCGVLGHGWRTPLELRLEVKAQTCVLHDVDGRSIHFDALAAGESHYSASEDLWLLRSSGNPAQVSEWYASTEQRRFAHLPKEMVCRPHVVFTGHGNGDELWAFAPANRKALESGDEAAPGDEWQLLGRIDRLGRIQRYRYGMVSGAMRIVAMQDGVGRCYRLHYEQVRAPRPEPRYPSGHFWQADSGVRLTKVELLGTPEAFNVLDPELLVRYVYSAEGDLVEVRNAREESVQRYAWRNHLLTMHQERGGPEHHYRYERNEPGARVAEQRSQQGLTRHFSYQTLPADEDQLPRTKTVVTDSFKRSNGHLFKGAGGLARIAEHARADGSTVRWAHDAHGRLISFTDAQGRTTHLWPNAMGLTTFVQHPDGSETRNEWDAATGLLQSVSDPEGRSTRYHYDAWHRLERITRADDSVERRVYPEPSADRLIAHLPSQITDGAGGTTRFVHTREGLLERLSDATGNTTQFEHDAKGRLTAKINPLAEVERYEYDPRGLLVAVHLASGVSHHCTRDVCGRVEGESVSGNATSEAALRSAGDVQIEYDLWGRIMHREHAGTSMKWSYDDAGRLTTCTNENGDTLRLQWDEMDRLVHEIGFDLRTVEYRYGAGGRLLECIDGSVEDHDREARTIRHEWNVADRIAAIHHPANTDSAAFTTRFEWNRTGEMLAASSWIASTSSVSSKSAERLTSRIEWRRDPMGRVTEETQQLFDGDTGKPEFEYRISHVLDGQGRRIASELGDLGAVGFALNAAGALQILAWNRKPQIDFERDELQRETVRHLTTAGIHRQIDWNAAGLWQNVEWVGDALSPSTADVAASAIRARQYLYDHAGRMLAIHSDVGTSRFAYDAHGRLIASHTPQAGAQRWSFDASGNRLPQPSDVMTATHADDLEAESACADDDLVMQDAARRPESELAHTTRWAGGRVDYYTNAHDRRSEDARLCFCYDSRSNRTRVLDLHNGHAVRLHYDAANRLVAAKGMNALGEPFDQQYRHDALGRCVAIMRRDTNGKVIGAEYFGWDETRLVHIERHAERASEKSEALHVVHTVYEPGTLTPLVQLAKGQAMPVVVLAEKPVDIKPQAKDVSPRQDMREMLRHLEDLDARIKARLEADSGQCASHQAFLVRQVKAGQSALQRVDVDAEVEIDSSAEVQIRHVLNDHTGSPVALVDAKGAVLWALQQDPWGHDCAQHNPLRLWQPLRAMGRYLDESTALQIDGVGRGYDARLGAFINTGPRRLATDAMAPPFQPVGVARVRLS from the coding sequence ATGACCAAGAACCCGCAAGCGCACATCGATGCCGCCATTGCGAAAGGCGGCAAGTCCAAAGAGAGCAAAGAGACCAAGGAAGACGCCACAACAGTTGAGCGCCATTCGCCCGGCCAGGCCTGCTCACCGCGTGCTGTCGTGCCCGAGTCTGGCTTTGGCGTATTCGAGGCGACGGGCGCTCTGGTGCTCGGCGGCTCGGTGCAGACGGATTTCTCGTTACCGGGCGCCTTACCCCTTGTCTGGCAGCGCCGCTACAGCAGCTACACCGATGCGGCGCAAGGCGGCGTCTGCGGTGTGCTCGGCCATGGCTGGCGCACGCCGCTGGAGCTGCGTCTCGAAGTGAAGGCGCAGACCTGCGTGCTGCATGACGTCGATGGCCGCAGCATCCATTTCGATGCGCTGGCGGCGGGCGAGAGCCACTACAGCGCCAGCGAAGACCTGTGGCTGCTGCGCTCGAGTGGCAATCCGGCGCAGGTCTCCGAGTGGTACGCATCGACCGAGCAGCGCCGCTTTGCCCATCTGCCCAAGGAGATGGTGTGCAGGCCGCATGTGGTTTTTACGGGCCACGGCAATGGCGACGAACTCTGGGCCTTCGCGCCTGCCAACCGCAAGGCGCTGGAGAGCGGTGATGAAGCGGCGCCTGGTGACGAATGGCAACTGTTGGGACGCATCGACCGACTCGGCCGCATTCAGCGCTATCGCTATGGCATGGTGTCCGGTGCCATGCGCATCGTGGCCATGCAGGATGGTGTGGGCCGTTGCTATCGCCTGCACTACGAACAGGTGCGCGCGCCGCGCCCCGAGCCGCGCTATCCGTCAGGCCACTTCTGGCAGGCAGACAGCGGCGTGCGGCTCACCAAGGTCGAGCTGTTGGGAACGCCCGAAGCCTTCAATGTGCTCGATCCTGAACTGCTGGTGCGCTATGTCTACAGCGCCGAAGGAGACCTCGTCGAAGTGCGCAACGCGCGGGAGGAAAGCGTGCAGCGCTATGCCTGGCGCAACCATCTGCTCACCATGCATCAGGAGCGCGGCGGTCCTGAGCACCATTACCGCTACGAGCGCAACGAGCCTGGAGCGCGCGTCGCCGAGCAGCGTAGCCAGCAGGGGCTCACCCGCCACTTCAGCTACCAGACACTGCCTGCCGACGAGGACCAGTTGCCACGCACCAAGACGGTGGTGACTGACAGCTTCAAGCGCAGCAACGGTCATCTTTTCAAGGGCGCTGGAGGTCTGGCGCGCATTGCGGAACACGCGCGCGCGGACGGCAGCACGGTGCGCTGGGCGCATGACGCGCATGGCCGGCTGATCTCCTTCACCGATGCGCAGGGCCGCACCACACATCTGTGGCCGAACGCGATGGGTCTCACCACCTTCGTGCAGCATCCTGACGGCAGTGAAACTCGCAACGAATGGGATGCGGCGACGGGCTTGTTGCAAAGCGTCTCCGACCCGGAAGGCCGCAGCACGCGATACCACTACGACGCTTGGCACCGTCTGGAGCGCATCACGCGCGCTGATGACAGCGTGGAGCGGCGCGTCTATCCCGAGCCGTCCGCCGACAGGTTGATCGCTCACCTGCCATCGCAGATCACCGATGGCGCGGGTGGCACGACGCGCTTTGTGCATACACGCGAAGGACTGCTTGAGCGACTCAGCGATGCCACCGGAAACACCACGCAGTTCGAGCATGACGCCAAGGGGAGGCTGACCGCGAAGATCAATCCGCTTGCCGAGGTCGAGCGCTACGAGTACGACCCCCGTGGCCTGCTCGTCGCGGTGCATCTGGCCAGCGGCGTGAGTCACCATTGCACGCGTGATGTCTGTGGGCGCGTGGAGGGAGAAAGCGTGTCGGGCAACGCCACGTCGGAAGCGGCTCTGCGCAGCGCAGGCGACGTGCAGATCGAGTACGACCTGTGGGGCCGCATCATGCACCGCGAACATGCGGGCACTTCCATGAAATGGAGCTACGACGACGCAGGCCGTTTGACCACCTGCACCAACGAGAACGGCGACACGTTGCGGCTGCAGTGGGATGAGATGGATCGTCTGGTGCATGAGATCGGGTTTGATCTGCGCACTGTCGAGTACCGATACGGCGCTGGTGGGCGCCTGCTTGAATGCATCGACGGCAGCGTGGAGGACCATGACCGCGAGGCGCGCACCATTCGCCATGAATGGAATGTGGCGGACAGAATTGCCGCCATCCATCATCCCGCGAATACCGACAGCGCCGCGTTCACCACGCGGTTCGAATGGAACCGCACCGGCGAGATGCTCGCGGCCAGCAGCTGGATTGCGAGCACTTCCAGCGTCAGCAGCAAGAGCGCCGAAAGGCTTACCAGCCGCATTGAATGGCGCCGTGACCCAATGGGACGAGTGACCGAAGAAACACAGCAGCTCTTCGACGGAGATACCGGCAAGCCTGAGTTCGAATATCGAATCTCTCATGTGCTCGACGGGCAAGGACGGCGCATTGCCAGCGAGCTGGGCGATTTGGGCGCAGTGGGTTTTGCGCTGAATGCTGCGGGCGCATTGCAGATCCTCGCGTGGAATCGCAAACCGCAGATTGATTTCGAGCGTGATGAGCTACAGCGCGAGACGGTGCGCCATCTGACGACCGCGGGCATTCATCGACAGATCGACTGGAACGCTGCAGGTCTGTGGCAAAACGTGGAATGGGTGGGCGATGCACTCTCGCCCTCCACCGCCGATGTCGCGGCCTCCGCGATTCGCGCGCGCCAGTATCTCTATGACCACGCGGGTCGCATGCTCGCCATCCACAGCGATGTGGGTACGAGCCGCTTTGCCTACGACGCGCACGGTCGCCTGATCGCATCGCATACACCGCAGGCGGGCGCGCAGCGCTGGTCGTTCGACGCATCCGGAAATCGCTTGCCGCAGCCATCGGATGTGATGACCGCCACGCATGCCGACGATCTGGAAGCGGAATCCGCCTGCGCGGACGATGACCTCGTAATGCAGGATGCGGCGCGTCGCCCGGAATCCGAACTCGCACACACCACACGCTGGGCCGGTGGGCGCGTGGATTACTACACCAATGCGCACGACCGGCGCAGCGAGGATGCACGTCTGTGCTTCTGCTACGACAGCCGAAGCAACCGCACGCGTGTGCTTGATTTGCACAATGGTCATGCCGTGCGTCTGCATTACGACGCTGCGAATCGTCTTGTCGCAGCCAAGGGTATGAACGCTCTGGGCGAGCCATTCGATCAGCAATACCGCCATGATGCGCTGGGCCGGTGTGTGGCGATCATGCGTCGCGACACCAATGGCAAGGTCATCGGTGCTGAATATTTCGGTTGGGACGAAACACGGTTGGTGCACATCGAGCGCCATGCGGAGCGTGCGAGCGAGAAGAGTGAGGCGCTGCACGTCGTGCACACTGTCTACGAGCCCGGCACGCTCACGCCGCTGGTGCAATTGGCGAAGGGGCAGGCCATGCCCGTGGTGGTGCTTGCCGAGAAGCCTGTCGACATCAAGCCGCAAGCCAAGGACGTTTCGCCTCGTCAGGACATGCGCGAGATGCTCAGACATCTCGAAGATCTGGACGCGCGCATCAAGGCACGCCTCGAGGCAGACAGCGGCCAGTGCGCGAGCCATCAGGCGTTTCTGGTCCGTCAGGTCAAGGCAGGGCAGTCGGCGTTGCAACGTGTGGATGTGGACGCAGAGGTGGAGATCGATTCCTCTGCCGAAGTGCAGATCCGGCATGTGCTGAACGATCACACCGGAAGTCCCGTCGCGCTGGTCGATGCCAAGGGCGCCGTGCTCTGGGCGTTGCAGCAGGACCCGTGGGGTCATGATTGCGCGCAGCACAATCCGCTGCGGCTGTGGCAGCCGTTGCGTGCTATGGGGCGCTATCTGGATGAGTCCACAGCGCTGCAGATCGATGGGGTGGGCCGTGGCTACGACGCCCGCTTGGGTGCATTCATCAACACGGGGCCGCGTCGTTTGGCAACGGATGCGATGGCCCCGCCATTTCAACCCGTTGGCGTGGCACGGGTGCGCCTCTCTTAG